The following proteins are encoded in a genomic region of Diabrotica virgifera virgifera chromosome 1, PGI_DIABVI_V3a:
- the LOC126886324 gene encoding testicular acid phosphatase homolog gives MREIVVLLLLVLFQLCLGKPVENNGDELVGVAVCYRHGDRAPVSSFPNDPYIDAKYWPDGIGELVNKGKVHQFQLGQWLRRRYKNFLSTRYYPTELYVRSTDVDRTLNSAASNLAGLYYPDGSPYPVEWPQELPWNPVPIHTVEYKKDAVLAMKKECKNFEKLYQETLDSEYFKNVMKNHTELKEFVESKTGWNVTLDLFRNLWTVLYIYNETNSSYVPDWANEIDQEELAQLAGLSFSTETFTTKLQRFKVGPFFDYLNNYFDGILNGTNPKFLMLSAHDGTIASILNTFGDYNYKPPQFCSTIIWELYRTSAGEPYLNIYFKDGFKTESVVELKIGNCISACRLDFYKKVFRNITVDEDSWKHECKS, from the exons tgtTATAGACATGGAGATCGAGCACCTGTATCGTCTTTCCCTAATGATCCCTATATTGACGCTAAGTATTGGCCAGACGGCATCGGAGAATTGGTGAAT AAAGGAAAAGTGCATCAATTTCAATTGGGTCAATGGCTTCGACGTCGTTACAAGAACTTCCTGTCTACTCGGTATTACCCTACAGAGCTATATGTTCGCTCTACAGACGTAGATAGAACCCTCAATTCTGCAGCATCCAACTTAGCTGGGTTGTATTATCCCGATGGAAGCCCATATCCTGTTGAATGGCCTCAAGAGTTACCTTGGAACCCGGTACCTATCCATACAGTAGAATACAAAAAAGATGCTGTGCTCGCTATGAAAAAAGAATGTAAGAATTTTGAGAAGCTGTACCAGGAGACCCTAGACTCTGAGTACTTTAAGAATGTAATGAAGAACCACACAGAGCTCAAAGAATTTGTCGAAAGTAAAACTGGTTGGAACGTTACTTTGGACCTATTTCGAAATCTTTGGACTGTATTGTATATCTACAACGAAACAAATTCTTCCTATGTTCCAGATTGGGCCAATGAAATAGACCAAGAAGAGCTAGCTCAATTGGCAGGACTTTCTTTCAGTACCGAAACGTTCACGACCAAACTGCAACGCTTTAAAGTTGGACCTTTTTTTGATTATCTTAACAACTATTTTGACGGGATTTTGAATGGTACGAATCCTAAATTTCTGATGCTCTCTGCGCACGATGGTACTATTGCGTCCATTTTGAATACCTTCGGAGATTATAATTACAAACCCCCTCAGTTTTGTTCGACGATTATTTGGGAGTTGTATAGGACTTCTGCAGGAGAACCATacttgaatatatattttaaggACGGTTTTAAGACTGAATCTGTTGTAGAACTAAAGATCGGAAATTGTATAAGTGCTTGTAGATtagatttttacaaaaaagtgttcagAAATATAACCGTTGATGAAGACAGTTGGAAACATGAGTGTAAATCTTGA
- the LOC126886333 gene encoding uncharacterized protein LOC126886333: MFFFRCLTSAVFFAVQLQLLQLLVGVAAEIVARKGLYPNLERSSLEIPELEPVTITEGDSSWGHKKLHPYLDHYTTASPPNVHTLSTLDYEDKDDQFSTSALKQFLDNYAEKIRKEKFHNVTKKNNVQSTVDIQEGKGNKKRYNLKKPEKQKNPFDDKDGWVSLEPVPWSVSQVSRWKNILPKPTEHVYTSQEDEVPWENYSDYPIMASTPQNYYKYPNSLTTSHYPAFPEEINIFNRFKNRLNKPAMKKPTTELTLADSLSINFMPQKLNSQSLIINKDQGIITDNVSPNFPKHAADLTRRQGTEMYPEDHPFTGNGNWVLLSTSKGYKYPKKQRALKITPQINDHISVQLTVLPPRKDSNINMTTSHGGLLQVESSFEPVEESQQKLQRLQKLQNLHKKIQKVQKQKVKRKRPANLRKKNKKKVEVLGTISQPIARSTNSDSSSVLAGVGAGLIPATMAMFVPMVMNGRKRKKRDVIAF, translated from the exons CTTAGAAATTCCAGAGCTAGAGCCAGTGACAATCACTGAAGGCGATTCATCCTGGGGACATAAAAAACTGCATCCCTATTTAGACCATTATACTACGGCCTCTCCACCAAATGTTCACACGCTTTCTACACTCGATTACGAAGACAAAGACGATCAGTTCTCAACATCAGCTTTAAAGCAATTTTTGGACAATTATGCAGAAAAAATCCGAAAAGAAAAGTTccacaatgtaacaaaaaagAATAATGTACAGTCTACAGTAGATATTCAAGAAGGTAAGGGCAATAAAAAGAGATATAATTTGAAAAAACCTGAGAAGCAGAAAAATCCCTTTGACGATAAGGATGGATGGGTTTCTTTAGAGCCCGTTCCATGGTCAGTATCCCAAGTGTCTAGATGGAAAAATATACTACCAAAACCTACTGAGCATGTCTATACCTCTCAAGAGGATGAGGTTCCTTGGGAAAACTACTCAGACTATCCCATCATGGCTAGTACCCcacaaaattactataaatacCCAAACTCTTTGACGACCAGTCACTATCCAGCATTTCCTGAAGAGATCAATATATTTAACAGGTTTAAAAATAGACTTAACAAACCTGCTATGAAGAAACCTACAACTGAGCTTACGTTAGCAGATAGCCTTAGCATAAACTTTATGCCACAGAAGCTAAATAGCCAAAGCTTAATAATAAATAAAGATCAAGGTATTATTACTGATAATGTATCTCCGAATTTTCCGAAACATGCTGCGGACTTAACTAGGAGACAAGGAACGGAGATGTATCCTGAAGATCATCCTTTTACAG GGAATGGAAATTGGGTACTCCTGTCAACAAGCAAAGGCTACAAGTACCCAAAGAAACAAAGAGCCCTAAAAATAACACCGCAAATTAACGACCACATATCTGTCCAACTCACTGTTCTTCCACCTCGCAAAGATTCAAACATCAACATGACAACCTCGCACGGAGGTTTACTGCAGGTCGAGTCCAGTTTTGAACCTGTGGAGGAATCACAACAGAAGCTGCAGCGATTGCAGAAACTACAGaacctacataaaaaaatacagaaaGTACAAAAACAGAAGGTTAAGAGGAAAAGGCCGGCGAACTtaagaaagaagaacaagaagaaggtgGAAGTACTGGGGACTATAAGCCAACCGATTGCGAGGAGTACGAACAGTGACAGCAGCTCAGTGTTAGCAGGAGTGGGGGCTGGACTGATCCCTGCTACTATGGCTATGTTCGTGCCAATGGTGATGAACGGTAGGAAGAGGAAAAAGAGAGATGTGATTGCTTTTTAG